The Flavobacterium psychrophilum genome includes a region encoding these proteins:
- a CDS encoding lipoprotein signal peptidase (lipoprotein signal peptidase; integral membrane protein that removes signal peptides from prolipoproteins during lipoprotein biosynthesis), producing the protein MSLKKAYLIVILILVIDQISKIYIKTNFMLNEEVKVFEWFRIRFIENEGMAWGAQIPGSYGKLILTLFRLVAVCGIGWWLHDSVKKRLSPYLIVSIALILAGAFGNIIDSVFYGLIFDHSHGQVATLFSDHPYGTVFHGKVVDMLYFPLFDGTFPSWFPIWGGEHFNFFNAIFNIADAAISVAVGILIVFNKKAFAKS; encoded by the coding sequence ATGTCCTTAAAGAAAGCCTATCTTATTGTCATTCTTATATTGGTAATAGACCAGATCTCTAAAATATACATCAAAACCAACTTTATGCTTAATGAAGAGGTTAAGGTTTTTGAGTGGTTCAGGATTCGCTTTATAGAAAATGAGGGCATGGCATGGGGTGCACAGATACCGGGATCTTACGGTAAACTGATACTTACACTTTTCAGGCTGGTAGCCGTTTGCGGAATTGGCTGGTGGCTGCACGATTCGGTTAAGAAAAGGCTTTCTCCGTACCTTATCGTTTCTATCGCTTTAATTCTTGCAGGTGCGTTTGGTAATATAATCGACTCTGTTTTTTACGGATTGATATTTGACCATAGCCACGGGCAGGTTGCCACGTTATTCTCAGATCATCCGTACGGAACCGTATTTCACGGTAAAGTTGTAGATATGCTTTATTTTCCGCTATTTGATGGTACTTTCCCATCGTGGTTTCCAATCTGGGGAGGTGAACACTTTAACTTCTTCAACGCTATCTTTAATATTGCCGATGCCGCTATCTCTGTAGCAGTTGGTATATT